The following coding sequences lie in one Pseudarthrobacter phenanthrenivorans Sphe3 genomic window:
- a CDS encoding DUF429 domain-containing protein: MRTLGVDLAAATKKTAAAVIEWDGGAARLAHLALDVGDQEIVDLFGTSAMTGIDCPVGWPQALLPFLTGHLNFDGGPVLEHDGIEGRRLLAYRDTDRFVTSRTGLIPLSVSADRLAHPAMRCAVIQAKIAVLHGPQPRDGSGRLAEVYPAASLKLWGLSARGYKGRGTSEAERLAVLLGSLRQQAPWLDLAGHEDRLADSDDLFDAVVASLTARAVAVGLTVPADGAHAAAARSEGWIHLPSGRLDGLPA, translated from the coding sequence GTGAGGACCCTGGGCGTGGACCTTGCTGCCGCCACGAAGAAGACTGCTGCGGCGGTGATCGAGTGGGACGGCGGCGCGGCGCGGCTGGCGCACTTGGCGCTTGACGTCGGCGACCAGGAGATCGTGGACCTGTTCGGCACCTCTGCCATGACTGGGATCGACTGCCCGGTGGGCTGGCCGCAGGCACTGCTCCCGTTCCTCACCGGGCACCTGAACTTCGACGGCGGCCCGGTCCTTGAGCATGACGGGATCGAAGGGCGGCGGCTGCTGGCCTACAGGGATACGGACCGGTTTGTGACCAGCCGGACCGGCCTGATCCCGCTCAGCGTTTCGGCGGACCGGTTGGCGCATCCTGCCATGCGGTGCGCGGTGATCCAGGCCAAAATCGCGGTCCTGCATGGGCCCCAGCCACGGGACGGGTCCGGGCGCCTCGCAGAGGTCTACCCGGCTGCCTCCCTGAAACTCTGGGGCCTGAGTGCCCGCGGCTACAAGGGACGCGGCACCTCAGAGGCGGAACGCCTGGCCGTCCTGCTCGGAAGCCTGCGGCAGCAGGCACCGTGGCTGGACCTGGCCGGGCACGAGGACCGCCTGGCCGACTCAGACGACCTGTTTGACGCCGTCGTCGCCTCCCTTACAGCCCGTGCCGTCGCCGTCGGACTGACCGTGCCCGCCGATGGCGCCCACGCTGCGGCCGCCCGCAGCGAAGGCTGGATCCACCTGCCGTCCGGCCGGCTGGACGGGCTGCCCGCCTAA
- a CDS encoding carboxylesterase family protein, with amino-acid sequence MWHGCIVRSEPRLSSSLLFNPPCGPVSGRRDGTVIRATGIPYAKAARFQPPVPAPDWIEPYAATSPAPACPQGPVPFLDDVLGTRYGELPGSEDCQNLSITMPADLADGERLPVMVWIHGGSYTTGSGDLAIFDPARLVAENRVVVVSVTYRLGLFGFLATRTGRPANLGLLDQLEAFRWVQRNIAAFGGDSRKVTAFGQSAGGDAIAHLMATPEAPSLFQRAILQSAPLGISRGRAKMNHAMGIVAEAVTEDTPAMEVVEREGHVAQVARKFGMLAAMPFGTQYGHAPLPAEADIEAAWNRSAPEIEVLIGHTSEEARLFLPRSPYLSRLARLPVAGTAAVRAIDRVVTEAVYGRAARKFVRRHTRAGGRAHRYVLHWHAPGNIYGAAHTVDLPLLFGNRSTWDGVGLIAGARWEDVDDVGRQLRSLWAGFARGDSLGEKGGIPGALHYQAV; translated from the coding sequence ATGTGGCATGGTTGCATTGTGCGTTCCGAACCACGATTGAGTTCAAGTCTTTTGTTCAACCCTCCCTGCGGACCGGTCAGTGGCCGGCGGGACGGGACGGTAATCCGGGCAACAGGCATCCCTTACGCCAAGGCTGCACGCTTCCAGCCTCCCGTCCCCGCACCGGACTGGATTGAACCGTACGCGGCGACCTCGCCCGCACCCGCCTGTCCGCAGGGGCCGGTACCGTTCCTGGACGACGTCCTGGGCACACGGTACGGGGAACTTCCGGGCAGCGAGGACTGCCAGAACCTCTCCATCACCATGCCCGCCGATCTGGCTGACGGCGAACGGCTGCCGGTGATGGTGTGGATCCACGGCGGCTCGTACACCACCGGCTCGGGCGACCTCGCCATCTTCGACCCGGCCAGGCTGGTGGCCGAAAACCGTGTGGTGGTGGTTTCCGTGACCTACCGGCTGGGACTGTTCGGTTTCCTGGCTACCCGCACTGGCCGACCGGCCAACCTGGGGCTCCTGGACCAGCTCGAGGCGTTCCGCTGGGTGCAGCGGAACATCGCTGCGTTCGGCGGGGACTCCCGGAAAGTAACAGCGTTTGGCCAGTCCGCCGGGGGTGACGCGATCGCCCATTTGATGGCGACACCCGAAGCGCCGTCGCTCTTCCAGCGGGCCATCCTCCAAAGCGCGCCCCTGGGCATCTCCCGTGGCAGGGCCAAAATGAACCATGCCATGGGCATCGTTGCTGAGGCCGTCACCGAGGACACTCCCGCGATGGAAGTCGTGGAACGGGAGGGGCACGTAGCCCAGGTGGCCCGGAAATTCGGGATGCTCGCCGCGATGCCGTTCGGTACCCAGTACGGGCATGCACCGCTGCCTGCGGAAGCCGACATTGAAGCCGCCTGGAACCGCTCCGCGCCGGAGATTGAGGTGCTGATCGGGCACACATCCGAGGAAGCGCGGCTGTTCCTCCCCCGCAGCCCTTACCTCAGCCGGCTGGCCCGGCTCCCGGTTGCAGGGACGGCCGCCGTCCGGGCCATTGACAGGGTGGTCACTGAGGCTGTCTACGGCAGGGCGGCCCGGAAATTCGTCCGGCGGCATACCCGGGCCGGGGGAAGAGCCCACCGGTATGTCCTGCACTGGCATGCTCCCGGCAACATTTACGGGGCCGCCCACACGGTCGACCTCCCGTTACTCTTCGGCAACCGCAGCACGTGGGACGGGGTAGGTCTGATTGCCGGTGCCCGGTGGGAGGACGTCGACGACGTCGGGCGGCAGCTGCGCAGCCTGTGGGCCGGTTTCGCGCGGGGAGACTCGCTCGGTGAAAAGGGCGGGATTCCCGGGGCCCTCCACTACCAGGCCGTGTAG
- a CDS encoding inorganic diphosphatase, whose product MKHDVTIEIPKGSRVKYEVDHETGRVRLDRVLFTAMQYPTHYGYFENTLGEDGDPLDALVLLQDFDLHPGVIVESRPIGVFNMTDDGGGDAKILCVPVDARFDHIQEVSDVNEFLIKEIEHFFTRYKDLEPGKWVKAEGWGDRAAAEAELEASIKRYVPTGH is encoded by the coding sequence ATGAAGCATGACGTGACCATCGAGATCCCCAAGGGTTCCCGCGTCAAGTATGAAGTTGACCACGAGACCGGCCGCGTCCGCCTGGACCGCGTCCTCTTCACCGCCATGCAGTACCCCACGCACTACGGCTACTTCGAAAACACCCTCGGCGAGGATGGCGACCCGTTGGACGCACTGGTGCTCCTCCAGGACTTCGACCTGCACCCGGGCGTCATCGTGGAGTCCCGCCCCATCGGCGTCTTCAACATGACGGACGACGGCGGCGGCGACGCCAAGATCCTCTGCGTTCCCGTGGATGCCCGCTTTGACCACATCCAGGAAGTCAGCGACGTCAACGAGTTCCTGATCAAGGAAATCGAGCACTTCTTTACCCGCTACAAGGACCTGGAGCCGGGCAAGTGGGTCAAGGCTGAAGGCTGGGGCGACCGCGCTGCCGCCGAAGCCGAGCTGGAAGCCTCCATCAAGCGGTACGTGCCCACGGGCCACTGA
- the dacB gene encoding D-alanyl-D-alanine carboxypeptidase/D-alanyl-D-alanine endopeptidase, with translation MTKATGRDQRLRHIREAAARGATALKGSWPGILLASLLAVLAIPSVALVAPGFLGPEPPASAPPPPAWQQAPASPSARLGLETPRPSAAIPAEAAVTAQLEPLLKADGGGNFTGLVQDALTGQVLFDRGGSENRVPASNLKLLTAIAALRALGPDHRFTTKAVAGPNPGQVVLVGGGDVLLGPGESNPEQTLGRAGLATLAAQTVAALQAEGRAGEIKVLVDDSLFTGPALNPAWESGDVAAGEVAPLYPLALNSARFDPAVTTGPRPQDAAITAAEEFAARLRTAGAAAGLTVAAAVERSPGPAQAAGGDSSGRDTSGGDKSGGDTEEPAVLAEVQSATVAEQVNLMLQDSDNYLAEALGRLAALAGGLPGSNDGATAAVRSQLGEAGLVTDGLKLVDVCGLAMGNQVPARQFSEAVRAITSGPDIRLRAALDGFPVAGLTGTLDTRYGGGATAGGAGLVRAKTGTLNTVIALSGYVVDADGRLLVFSFIGNGLTPGAAGNKEALDRAATALAGCGCR, from the coding sequence ATGACCAAAGCAACTGGCAGGGATCAGCGGCTCCGCCATATCCGGGAGGCCGCAGCCCGGGGCGCCACAGCCCTGAAGGGGTCCTGGCCGGGCATCTTGCTGGCTTCGCTCCTGGCAGTCCTTGCCATCCCCTCGGTGGCCCTGGTGGCCCCGGGGTTCCTTGGCCCCGAACCCCCTGCGTCCGCTCCGCCTCCGCCTGCCTGGCAGCAGGCGCCCGCCAGCCCCTCCGCCCGGCTGGGGCTGGAAACACCCCGCCCCTCGGCGGCGATTCCCGCGGAAGCGGCGGTGACTGCGCAGCTGGAGCCGCTGTTGAAGGCCGACGGCGGCGGCAACTTCACGGGGCTGGTCCAGGATGCGCTCACCGGCCAGGTACTTTTTGACCGCGGCGGTTCCGAGAACAGGGTGCCGGCCTCCAACCTGAAGCTGTTGACGGCCATTGCCGCCCTGCGGGCCCTGGGCCCGGACCACCGGTTCACCACCAAAGCCGTGGCCGGACCGAACCCGGGGCAGGTGGTCCTGGTGGGCGGCGGTGACGTACTGCTGGGGCCGGGGGAGTCAAACCCGGAACAAACCCTGGGGCGGGCAGGGCTTGCGACGCTGGCAGCGCAGACGGTGGCAGCCCTGCAGGCGGAAGGCCGCGCCGGGGAGATCAAGGTGCTGGTGGACGATTCCCTCTTCACCGGTCCCGCCCTGAACCCTGCATGGGAGAGCGGGGACGTGGCAGCCGGTGAAGTGGCCCCGCTGTACCCGCTGGCGCTGAATTCGGCCCGCTTCGATCCCGCGGTCACCACCGGCCCCCGCCCCCAGGACGCCGCGATCACCGCCGCGGAGGAATTCGCTGCCCGGCTGCGGACGGCAGGCGCCGCGGCGGGACTCACCGTGGCCGCCGCCGTCGAACGTTCACCCGGCCCGGCCCAGGCGGCAGGCGGGGACAGTTCAGGCCGGGACACTTCAGGCGGGGACAAGTCAGGCGGCGACACTGAGGAGCCAGCAGTGCTGGCGGAAGTGCAATCTGCCACTGTTGCAGAGCAGGTGAACCTGATGCTGCAGGACTCGGACAACTACCTTGCCGAAGCACTGGGCCGGCTGGCGGCGCTGGCTGGCGGCCTGCCGGGCAGCAACGACGGTGCCACGGCCGCCGTCCGCTCCCAGCTCGGGGAGGCAGGGCTGGTCACGGACGGCCTGAAGCTGGTGGACGTCTGCGGACTGGCCATGGGGAACCAGGTTCCGGCGCGGCAGTTTTCCGAGGCCGTCCGGGCCATCACCTCCGGTCCGGACATCAGGCTCCGGGCCGCATTGGACGGCTTTCCGGTGGCCGGCCTTACCGGGACCCTGGATACGCGGTACGGCGGGGGCGCAACGGCGGGGGGAGCGGGGCTGGTGCGCGCCAAGACGGGCACTCTGAACACGGTCATTGCCCTCAGCGGCTATGTGGTGGATGCCGACGGCCGTCTCCTGGTCTTCTCCTTTATCGGCAACGGGCTGACCCCCGGGGCGGCGGGCAACAAGGAGGCGCTGGACCGCGCCGCCACCGCGCTGGCAGGCTGCGGCTGCCGGTAG
- a CDS encoding zinc-dependent metalloprotease gives MESTARESSAQTLSATAQSLINWDLAASTAARLAPAGPVLNQAAISEAVDSLRRLADVSVEHVHHITGLEAARDLRDSSVLVVDRASWAKANTQSFAVMLKPAMEKMLENRSGTLSPTAASVSGAITGSQLGAVLAFLASKVLGQYDPFAALADGSTAPAAGRLLLVAPNIVSVERELNVTPEDFRLWVCLHEQTHRVQFAAAPWLRHHMLEQIDQLSVHLLGNVDSLMERATAAARSLKDRTASGNTPGRGAILDLLQDPEEKAAISHLTAVMSLLEGHANVVMDAVDASIIPSVKTIRQRFNDRGKDRGVIEKFIRSLLGLDAKMRQYSDGARFVRAVVDVAGMEGFNRVWESADHLPTEPEIHDAKLWLERMGL, from the coding sequence ATGGAGTCCACTGCACGCGAGTCGTCAGCCCAGACGTTGTCCGCCACGGCACAGTCCCTGATCAATTGGGACCTCGCCGCCTCCACTGCCGCGCGGCTGGCGCCGGCCGGTCCTGTGCTGAACCAGGCTGCCATCAGCGAAGCCGTGGACAGCCTGCGCCGCCTGGCTGATGTCTCGGTGGAACACGTCCACCACATCACCGGGCTGGAAGCCGCCCGCGACCTGCGCGATTCCTCCGTGCTGGTGGTGGACCGGGCGTCCTGGGCCAAGGCCAACACCCAGAGCTTTGCCGTGATGCTCAAGCCGGCCATGGAAAAGATGCTGGAAAACCGGAGCGGCACCCTCAGCCCCACCGCCGCGAGCGTCAGCGGGGCCATCACCGGCAGCCAGCTGGGCGCCGTCCTGGCGTTCCTGGCCAGCAAAGTGCTGGGCCAGTACGATCCCTTCGCCGCCCTCGCCGACGGTTCCACCGCCCCCGCTGCCGGCAGGCTCCTGCTGGTTGCCCCGAACATCGTCTCCGTTGAGCGCGAACTCAACGTCACGCCGGAGGATTTCCGCCTCTGGGTATGCCTCCACGAGCAGACCCACCGTGTGCAGTTCGCCGCCGCGCCCTGGCTCCGGCACCACATGCTGGAGCAGATCGACCAGCTCAGCGTGCACCTGCTGGGGAACGTCGATTCGCTCATGGAACGGGCCACCGCCGCGGCACGGTCGCTGAAGGACCGTACCGCCTCCGGCAACACGCCGGGCCGCGGCGCCATCCTTGACCTCCTCCAGGATCCCGAGGAAAAGGCCGCCATTTCGCACCTCACCGCCGTGATGAGCCTCCTGGAAGGCCACGCCAACGTGGTGATGGATGCCGTGGATGCCAGCATCATCCCGTCCGTGAAAACCATCCGCCAGCGGTTCAACGACCGGGGCAAGGACCGCGGCGTGATCGAGAAGTTCATCCGCAGCCTGCTGGGCCTCGATGCCAAGATGCGCCAGTACTCGGACGGGGCCAGGTTCGTGCGCGCCGTGGTGGACGTGGCGGGGATGGAGGGCTTCAACAGGGTCTGGGAGTCTGCCGACCACCTGCCCACCGAGCCTGAGATCCACGACGCCAAGCTGTGGCTTGAGCGGATGGGACTCTGA